The sequence tggtacccttccccagacctgtgcctcgacacaagcctgtctcggagctctacggacaattccttcgacctcatggcttggtttttgctctgacatgcattatcattattatgtgtgcctttccaaatcatgcccaatcaattaaatttaccacaggtggactccaatccagttgtagaaacatctaaaggatgatcaatggaaacaggatgcacctgagctcaatttcaagtctcatagcaaagggtctgttttttatttctaaaaacctgttttcgctttgtcattatggggtattgtgggatGAGGGataaaaatgatttaatacattttagaataaggctgtaatgtaacaaaatgtggaaaaagtcaaagggtcggaatactttccgaatgcacagtatatGGTGCACATGGTGATGGATACTATACTGTAGGCCAGGTCTGCCTTGATACCTCATTCATGGTGTGTAGGTATGGAGTGTATCACAtcacctacagatgtaggatcttaatttgatcaccttgtTGCAGGAGTGCATTCCTGCAATGCATTTGTATTTGAGGTCAAAAAAGGTTTCTTAAGCTTTTAATTTCCGGTTTGACATTTCAGAGTTGATTtgcccttacgaaaaatgtatattagttataatccacataataattcacatttcctgctactacaggattattttcctgctgtagcaaactggctcaaattaagatccttcaTCTGTAAGAGTTTAATTGATTTATCCATGTCATGTGTGTCCAACATTACTTGATAGATGATACGTGGGGGGTCCCAACATCTCATATATAATGGCATGGTCTTTCTCAGATTTCACTGCCATGGCAGGTGAATATGGGTGTATTTCTATTGCACCTAATAGTTATGGTATATGGTGACTCAGTGGGACTTGATCATGATGTTCAGATGccgtatcttaatttgagccagtttcacacagcaggaaaataatcctgcagcaacaggaaatttgcatttttatgtggattataatttattattttttttgcagaaattggaagtggaaattacaaactttagaagcctttttaaaccttgattaCACGAGAAGTTTGCATTTCCTTCAACAACAGGATGGTCAAATgatgatcctacatctgtaaaggCAGCAGTAGCGGCCTTCTGTTAGTGATTCAGTGAGCGGACAGGACATAGACAGCACGTCTGCTTAATTATTGAGGCACTGACAGTAGCTTTGCTTAAGGAGCTAATTGGAGCAGACAAACCAGAGGTCAACTGACCCGAAACGAGACGGTAAATTGGTAAATTCTACACCATGTGGTTGCGGACCATCCATTTGGAGCACATACAGGTTTGTGTTCATTatgcaccaaacggaagaaaactgactgaaacacGGAGGAACTACTTGGACTTGTCATAAGAGACATTCATTTTCTGTTGCATGCCCTAATGATCAGGGCCCGGATGTGCCCATCAACTGGAGACAGAAGACTTCTCTTCAGATGGAAAGATTGCATTTGCTGTCCTTCATTGGGAGAAATTACATTTTCCTGTCATGTTTAATTTCACTCACTTCAAACAGATTATAGTTTGAAAAATACTCCAAATGCTACACACAGGGAACACACTGGttgaattacattgaaccaatgtggaatacaagctgaattgacatctgtgcccagtgggtgtaTTCAATTGCCTATAATGCTATGCTGCGTTTCCCATttgcagtgtagtacagtagattTTGGCTGTGTGGTGATTAGAGGGTTAAAATGATTGGTTGAGAAAAATGCCTGACCCAAATCCATATTTCTGTGTAGATCAGATGTTTATATATAGAAACAAAATGAGCAAGACAAGCAGAAAAGCCAAACAAGTTTATTTACAGACACAATATAAAGAATGATCCAGAATATAGGTTTTGTATCACTGTTCAAGCTGTTTTAATTCTATCCATTCATTTTCAGACCAATTCTTCTTAGTTATTTTTTACTCTATAAAATGTATGACATTTTGTGATTCTGAGTCAAACTGAAAATGTTTAATGTGCTCATACAGATTGAATACATTTACCTTGTGCATTTTGTCTTTTACACACAATCTGTTTGACTGAGTTACAGGTGAAAAAAACAATCGTCCACATTTTTTTAGGAGTTATGTCTTTTAAATATCATGGTAATTTGGGGCATTGCATGTACAGAAGAATGGTCCTATGCTTTCAGTTCAGTCAGCAACGttcctctactctgtcacagttAAACACAATAAATACTAATAGAAACATACAGCATTCCAAGGCCGAGATCCACAATGCTTTCAAGGGTACAACATTGTCACAAAGGGAAAATGACACGATGCAGTGACAATAATGATCTTATTTCAAAACGGGGCGATAATAGTCATTCCTTTCCATCATCTGTGAAAAAGTGCATCCATCACTCAATTCTCTTTTAAAATCTATTCAAGGTTCGGTGATGTAAAGGTTCCATCTCTCGCAGTGCACTGGGAACTTTAGCAGAAGCTGATCATTGTAAACATATTTCAGGGGTGGTTGCAGGCACACACAAAGCAAATAATAGAGTATCATCATGCACAGCATCACGAGTATGCAAATTGGATTCTATTTTACAGTAATTATAGAGTATGAAGTCATTTCAACAGCAGAAGTGGACCTTTTCTTAATGAGGTTACACTGAGTCAGCAGACAGTAAGACCAAGAGTTTGTTTGATACGATCCGTTAGATAAGTGATGCAGGGGTGAATTGCATATCTGAGAGGATTTGTACAGTTATATCATAAGGCAGCGTGGTTTTAAGACATGAATGACAGCGACAAATCAGATTGCTCAACAGTGCCAATAACTAGGGCCAGGGTGTTTCTCTCTGActatgtgacctgaccaggaaaacctCCAAGCCCTAGTTACAGGCTATAACATAATATAGGCTACAACTAGGACCTAGAGTGTTCCCAGTCAGGTCCCAAGTTGAGGAAACACTCCTGGCCATGCAGCGTGACTAGGACTGTCTGTTCTGGAGGTCAGATATTTTACTATGGTGGTGGAGATTATAAAATATTAATCATCTGGCCTTTGTCCAAAAACAGCGAGCAATTAAAACACCACCATTTCACATCAATAATATCCAAGGATATCTTCCAGTGTTTGGCAAGTTAGTTATACAGAAGAAAGTGAACCTGTGAAAAAGGTAATCTCTGGTCAGGAGTGTTAACAGTGTTTTATATGAAATATTTACCCATGTAAAACAGGTTAATGTAGCTGGGCAACAGAAAGTTGAACTGTTGGATCTTTGAAGATATATTTTGGATTTGCTACAACATCAATAGTGTTCAGGCTTTTTACACAGACATACATAAAAGCTGCCTCACCCACAGTGTCTGAGAAAGAGAGCACATAGGTGGGAATCATAACACAGGAAGTGGCAAAGACAAGGTACATGAGGAGGTGAGGGACACACAGAGTGGCCCTATTTCAGTGTAAATACTTGTGCAACGTTGAGTTCAAACCAACATCTCTGTACAGCAGTAGTACCACCGAGCCACTAAGATTTCACAGAAACGACGTCACTAGGAAAGACCACTTTACATTAAAACAAGCAACCTACATTAACAGAATCAGAAATACCGGCGGTCGTTGGAGTTGCTTATTCAGCAAGAGAGTAAGAAACACATTAAGTAGACAGTGTTTGCATTAAAGCAAGCAACCTCCAATTcatggagctactgtagagagcCCAGATATACGGTGTGAGTTTAAAAGGCTCTCTTGTCAACtgtaagaaaaaaaacattgtacCTTTCAATTAAGATACGAAAAATGTACAACAGACAAAAACAAATGGTGACTCCCCACGATACATTGCGGTGTGGGCGTGACTCCGGTTCACAATCACGTGCAGGCTCCCGAGTGTACATGGAGGATGCCTCGCGTGTGCATGTGCAGGAAGTTAAAGATCTCGTGGGGCATAGCGTGGAACCCGGGGCGGGGCTTGACGTTGTCGTAGTAATGGTGCGTGATGAAGATGCCTGAGGGGTTCATGGGAAACGCCCAGAAGCCGTAGAGGTGGACCTCCTCGCACAGTTCCATGGCGGCGGTGACCAGCATCAGGCCGCTGCTGAGGCGTTTGGCGCGGACACCCTGGACACCCCAGAAGCGCTGGACGTTGAGCAGGTACTGAGGATGGAAGAAGAACACGCCCCTCTGGGAGTCAAAGTCGTCTAGCATGTACTTTACTCGGAAGGAGACATCAGTGTTACGCGTGTTGTAGAAGGCGGGTAGGACCACCGACGAGTTCTCATAGTTCTGAAGAACCTCGTAAAATGGCCGCCGCCACTTCTCTAGCTTCTGGAacctggtggaggaggagaggagaggtaagcGATTTGTGTttaaaggagggagggaaagggggtgtgtgtttgagaggaGCGGATGTGAGTGCTGCAGCTCTGTGCCCCAACATTACATTTCACTAAGTGCACACCCATTGTAACTGCCGCCGTTAATACATTTCAAGTCTagatgttctgtctgtctgtgtgtgtgtgtggcacaatGACAATGCAATGTTAATGGCAATACACTTTTTTGGTGACATAGCCTACAGTACCTCTCTGTTATAATACTTGGATTAATCGTCACCAGATCTGTTTTGGAGCCTACATCAGCCGAATACTTCTCGTTGATGGGTGGTATGTTGCATCTTTGAAGGAAGGAGAATTATTCACATTATTCAATGCAGATTCTGAGAAGACCTGAGCAGATTGAAAGTAGTTCAATACTATATCTTGCCATGTGAAATCTGCAGACAAAAATAAATCAGCTCAAGTGATGCTGGGAAATATTTTTAGCACTACGGGATGAAGATGCTGTGTACCTAAACACAAAATCTGCTGAGTCAATTTCCTTCCCACATTTGCTGTTCTTGATGATTCCTCCATTTCCAACAACAGCACATTTCTTGAACTGTGACTTGGAGTACGGCATGTCCTTTAAATGAAACGGAACCAGTGTCAGTTCCATCACTTTACGGTGGGAGGTATAGCATTGGATGCATGGATGACAGGTAGTCTTACAGGATGCTATACTATATATTGTTATAGTTGGAACACTCACGTCGGGGAACATCTTGAAGACCTCAGTAGTGATGGGCAGGATGCCACTGGTGTCCACCTCATACCTCAGCTTGGTGCCTGCTGGGGTGTTCCTCTTGGTCGTGAACAAGAAGGAGGGTGCATTACAGCAACGCGACAGAGACATCCTAGTGGAGAGAACAAAAGAAGGACGGAGTTCCTGTCGGATCCAAACAAACTGTAGTCGAACAAGGCTGCTGGAAAAACGAGCAACACTGCAGTCCTGGTCCTTGAGGAACAGAACTTTGCACCCCTGCAATAGAAAGTCTCTCTAGAAGTTGGGTTACAGTCACACAataaagattgctcagatgtctctctctatacagtatatcaggCTATGTGATTGGTACTATAGTTCGTTATCAATACAACGTCACAATAATGTGCAGAGCGTTCGATTTGCCTGCTGGGGGGCAAGCTGACCCCTAGCTTtactaaaaccattgacaactgtGTGCCGTTTTCAAGGGATTGCTAAATAAAAGTtaactatttggttgtaatatttatattttaatatACTTGAATTACCATGCAAAACAATTGTGCACATTTAGCTCCGTtagagttatacagcaagtaactgcatgcttttcaGTGAACGTCAATTGATCATGTAATTTCAGATATGTGAGGGATGATAGCCTCACGATATTGCTCAATATTCGTTATCATTAATTGGATATTTGAGTGACATAAAATAAAAAGTGAACTATACCTGACAAGTATGAGTGGTTTAGGTTTTTCCCATCCTTTGTGGGCtctcagcccgtactctacacagaccagcataaccaatcagagcttcaGTATCCCTATATGAAAAaataccattgccatatatggatctgtgccattcactttgaattgGACTGTGTATACAGACTAAGCTGTCGTGAGTAGATccgcttttctttttttttgatcAGAGCGAGTgctgtatgtagctgtgtgtgcacatttgttcatatcctttgctagttagtgagttattaaccTAGTTATAGCTagtagtcagcaatgggggagtgattgcttcctaagGGAGCACAAAACATTACATtcctagacatctttgaaaagcaagtcaggtaaagGGCTTGCTTTTCTTAAAGGGGCAATGTTGAATAAGCGAAGTAGCCAATAGGCGAGGGTAGCATCATTTGTCTGATTTTCTATAATAATGGTAtcgaataataatgcattttattttgtaaagtggtttcttgcatcaaacaacattttcaatcacctccttgtctgaaggacaagtggataaacaggttaatgtgaATCCCTACAATCcctttttcaaaagtctcatggaatgtaggactacattgaacaccacacattggctgctactgtagcctgaatgatagaacagctattgccatgttaaaatgttatgggatgcattttctctgttgtttttgatggtaggccactctggtaggcctacattatgatcaaatagccacagtagtctACTTGATCAGTGTctgaaactgtaacttaaagtgggtaccgcctcagtgttcacagtaaatgtgcgctggaagttgcacagaattttcacaacattcaagttgtgctcagcagacctgaaatttgctcagtgcccaaAAAATTAGGGGGAACATTGGACTAAATTTACTTTTTCTCCAACCAACATAGGCTTGCTGATCATAAAAAGCATTCAGCTACTTGCTGTGTcgctctgatgatagaactaaatgtggaataataGGACATGTGTAGCTCTGATAgaactaaatgtggaataataGGACATGGAGGATTCCGGATTTCCTGCATATTACCTACTGATTCCATGAGACTCCAACCTTTTTATTGAAAACTAGTTCCTGGAATTTTGCAATGCTAGTCACACTAGATGGAGATGGATCGGGTTGATAATGAGTAGAAGTACCACAAAGGAGGAGGCTAATGTGTGTGATGTACGGTAGAAGACACTAATAACGCGATCTCTGTGATGCCTTGAGAGTCAATTGTGCTTACTTGAAGTTGTTAGTCTCCACCATGTTCTGCTGCCACTTGCACACCTGCAGGTTCCTCCATCTCTCAAACAGCTCTGACGTCTTCACCCTGGCAGACAGCCAGGGAAACCCCACATAAAAACCAGACAAAGAGAAGAGTCAAGTGATCCATGTATGTTTAAGAATAAGGAAATGGTCCTATACcagacactgagtgtacaaaacactaagaacaccttccaaatattgagttgcacccacttttGCTCTCTTAACAGCCTCAATTTATTGGGGCATGgaatctacaaggtgtcgaaagcgttccacagggatgctggcccatgttgactcccatgcttcccacagttgtgtcaagttggctggatgtcctttgggtggaggaccattcttgatacgcatgggaaactgttgaccatgaaaaacccagctgcagttcttgacacaaaccagtgcgcctggcacctactaccctacCCAGTTTAAAGAcacaaatattttgtcttgcccattcaccctctgaatggcacacatacacaatccatgtctcagttttcgcaaggcttaaaaatccagcTTTAACCTGTCTACTTCCCTTCATCtacatcatagctttcacctgaagtcacctagtcagtctatgtcTCAGTGTATGTTCAGTATATGGTCACAATGAGGGGGTGGAAACTGCACAGGTATATAAAACTGACCAACAGGGGGATGGGGCTGCATGGAGCTACACTGCAGCACGCTACGTGGCTCTGCTCTATAATATGAATATTAAACACGCGCTGAGGTGTAACATGAGAATGACACTGGATTCTGTGGCTCTTGGTTTAGCATTACGCCCAGGCACTCCCTCTGACTGACGCCTTGAGTCCACCGTCTTGAGATGGTGATAGCCAGAAATAGGTCTCTGAATAGCTCCCCTTGAACTGACATTCCCCCTTGATGATTGTGGCATTTGACTTGCTCAGGGAGGTAAAGCACCAGAGGGCTTGATGTAGTGTAATGAAAGCCAGTCACTGCACTGTCACTGCTGGCAAAGCCATgggctgttgtctgtctgtctgtctgtctgtctggcacaCAGCAAGCTCCTCATACAGGTGTGATAACTAGCTCGAACAGCCTCAAGAACACGTAGGCCTGTGTGGAACAGCCTCAAGAACACGTAGGCCGGTGTGGAACAGCCTCAAGAACACGTAGGCCGGTGTGGAACAGCCTCAAGAACACGTAGGCCGGTGTGGAACAGCCTCAAGAACACGTAGGCCGGTGTGGAACAGCCTCAAGAACACGTAGGCCGGTGTGGAACAGCCTCAAGAACACGTAGGCCGGTGTGGAACAGCCTCAAGAATACGTAGGCCGGTGTGGAACAGTCTCAAGAACACGTAGGCCGGTGTGGAACAGTCTTAAGAACACGTAGGCCGGTGTGGAACAGTCTTAAGAACACGTAGGCCGGTGTGGAACAGTCTTAAGAACACGTAGGCCGGTGTGGAACAGTCTTAAGAACACGTAGGCCGGTGTGTAACAGTCTTAAGAACATGTATGCCGGTGCCGGATTCTGTTCTAGAGGTAGAGCTGCTGCTGATTGCACATCTCCATGGCGACAGCGGTTCAAGGCCAGTCTGGACCACTTTCCCATCTATCTTACTTGTCCTATCATCAAATCAttctttacaacaacaaaaaatcaaagAACAAGGGATGGGCCTGAATGTTGGAACTGAGTGCACAGGCTTTGTTGTTTCATCTAAGATCTAAATTAGAAACTAATTTCAGAGAGAGAACACAAACCAGCAAGACCATATCTGCCCATCACTGCATTCCTAACACAGGCGATACACTCACATGGTCAGGACTTTGACATCCATAATCTCCTGTCTGAGCTCTTTACATGCAGTGGAGTTGTAGTCATAGGATCCATCGTATGAATCCAGATACCTGGAGGGATAGTCACAGTCAACATAACGATTACACAATAATATGGAACAGACTGGGCCACAAAACACATAGTGGgttctggaaaatattttatacattgtgATACACTTAACTGTATTCCATTACAATTGGCTatactttaaaatgtattattattattaatcttTAATGTAAAGACATTGTTGTGAGATGAGTGGCAGGTGTGATATCATTCCTATGGGTAGGGGACCCACAATATGTATCCTGGACACTTTTGTCACCAACTACCAAAGTTGGTGACAAAACAGAAAGTGATACAATTTCtctgttttgttttcagattttaAACATTCATTATTGTATTTTGACATGGGAATTTGGACTTGACATGGGGAACAACAATTAACACTGACATTCTCTTAACAAAAACAAGAGTCATTGTAAACAACAAAAAGAGTGTGAAATACATAGTGAGAAAGGGGAAGGGGGAGGTAGAAAAACCTTGTGGTAAATTGTGAGAAAATATGACCAAATCCTGATGGCAGGATCATCTAGAATGCACAACCTTTATCATGGAGAAGGTGTGTCTGTGTCTTATggcatgtacagtatgttggtTAGAGTGAACTGCACAACTGTACAGTATGAAAAGTGACTATTGTATGATGCCAATGGCGAATAATGGGGAGGCTGTTTCACTGCATAGGGCAGACACAGAAAACTTACCCAGACGGCAAAACTGGTTACAACGGCGTCAATATGACGTCTCTTATGCCGTTATAGTCAAGTTGCACACAGTTTTTTCCCCATGTCTTTTGAACAACCAAGAAGGCCTCTTTGTCTGGTTGTATTAAATCTGATTATCTGACCAGATAACAACCAAAATATGACATCTTTCCCATGATGGCTTGGTCTTGTCACGAAAAGGGCGTCTTTATCCAGTTGTAACAAAGACCAATTTGTTGTACTCTGGTTATAAGATGTGTTCTCCACAAGTTTACAACAAGAACATTACATCTTTAAGACTTCATGTGCCAAATTTTGCTTTCTGGGTAGCCTGAGTTCATCAGTCCCTGTGTGGGCTAACCATAGCGTAGTCTCATTTTTCTACAGATCTCTTTGCATGTAGAAATAAAACTGAGGAAGATCACATGAAAATCTGCTGGTCCTACATTTGTACTTATTACCTATCTGGTATGAAAAGCACacccacatacatacacatatacatgcacatgcatacacataattatcatgtacatactgtacacagtCATCATTCTCACTCAGATTCAAACCATTTGAGAAGATTTTACACCTCATTGAACTATACAAATACTTATCATAGATATATTAAGAAATCTTGATTGGACAGATACAAACTTTTACATGCTTGAGAGGCTTGAAAACCTCTTAACAAGAGGTTTCAGACAAGGAAATAAAGAAACATTATACAGGAAAAtggtataaaacaaaacaaaaaatataaaaacatctGTTTAATATGGTGGTAGTGATTGTGTGA is a genomic window of Salvelinus alpinus chromosome 18, SLU_Salpinus.1, whole genome shotgun sequence containing:
- the st8sia5 gene encoding alpha-2,8-sialyltransferase 8E isoform X2 produces the protein MLRRRMGYSDPTSGRDLLGNRSLCFIFICAFGLVTLLQQILYGKNYIKSAQQFSRLKGDETGNWTGPVNFSDDGSLKPARNGKKRYLDSYDGSYDYNSTACKELRQEIMDVKVLTMVKTSELFERWRNLQVCKWQQNMVETNNFKMSLSRCCNAPSFLFTTKRNTPAGTKLRYEVDTSGILPITTEVFKMFPDDMPYSKSQFKKCAVVGNGGIIKNSKCGKEIDSADFVFRCNIPPINEKYSADVGSKTDLVTINPSIITERFQKLEKWRRPFYEVLQNYENSSVVLPAFYNTRNTDVSFRVKYMLDDFDSQRGVFFFHPQYLLNVQRFWGVQGVRAKRLSSGLMLVTAAMELCEEVHLYGFWAFPMNPSGIFITHHYYDNVKPRPGFHAMPHEIFNFLHMHTRGILHVHSGACT
- the st8sia5 gene encoding alpha-2,8-sialyltransferase 8E isoform X3, with translation MLRRRMGYSDPTSGRDLLGNRSLCFIFICAFGLVTLLQQILYGKNYIKRYLDSYDGSYDYNSTACKELRQEIMDVKVLTMVKTSELFERWRNLQVCKWQQNMVETNNFKMSLSRCCNAPSFLFTTKRNTPAGTKLRYEVDTSGILPITTEVFKMFPDDMPYSKSQFKKCAVVGNGGIIKNSKCGKEIDSADFVFRCNIPPINEKYSADVGSKTDLVTINPSIITERFQKLEKWRRPFYEVLQNYENSSVVLPAFYNTRNTDVSFRVKYMLDDFDSQRGVFFFHPQYLLNVQRFWGVQGVRAKRLSSGLMLVTAAMELCEEVHLYGFWAFPMNPSGIFITHHYYDNVKPRPGFHAMPHEIFNFLHMHTRGILHVHSGACT
- the st8sia5 gene encoding alpha-2,8-sialyltransferase 8E isoform X1; the encoded protein is MLRRRMGYSDPTSGRDLLGNRSLCFIFICAFGLVTLLQQILYGKNYIKSAQQFSRLKGDETGNWTGPVNFSDDGSLKPARNGKKRCFRQNFQPDSQSSVIVTPCLADIKKKKKRSQRYLDSYDGSYDYNSTACKELRQEIMDVKVLTMVKTSELFERWRNLQVCKWQQNMVETNNFKMSLSRCCNAPSFLFTTKRNTPAGTKLRYEVDTSGILPITTEVFKMFPDDMPYSKSQFKKCAVVGNGGIIKNSKCGKEIDSADFVFRCNIPPINEKYSADVGSKTDLVTINPSIITERFQKLEKWRRPFYEVLQNYENSSVVLPAFYNTRNTDVSFRVKYMLDDFDSQRGVFFFHPQYLLNVQRFWGVQGVRAKRLSSGLMLVTAAMELCEEVHLYGFWAFPMNPSGIFITHHYYDNVKPRPGFHAMPHEIFNFLHMHTRGILHVHSGACT